In Zea mays cultivar B73 chromosome 7, Zm-B73-REFERENCE-NAM-5.0, whole genome shotgun sequence, the following proteins share a genomic window:
- the LOC100274039 gene encoding Uclacyanin-3 precursor: MAATSRLALALLLAALVAAWQLPAAAVAANYTVGDEKGWNPDVDYTAWVKKHKPFYKGDWLIFEYQNGRSDVVQVDEVGYDNCDKANALSSYSKGHTYAFQLKDAKDYYFICSYGYCYNGMKLHVTAKSSSSSSSSSSGSDSSSSSSDDDSSSPSPPAKKSKAKTSAAPPPSLLAATPMAAAAAAAAALLLNRML; the protein is encoded by the exons ATGGCGGCGACGTCGCGGCTGGCGCTGGCCCTCCTGCTGGCCGCCTTGGTGGCGGCGTGGCAGCtgccggcggcggcggtggcggccaACTACACGGTGGGCGACGAGAAGGGGTGGAACCCGGACGTGGACTACACGGCGTGGGTGAAGAAGCACAAGCCGTTCTACAAGGGAGACTGGCTCA TCTTCGAGTACCAGAACGGGCGGTCGGACGTGGTGCAGGTGGACGAGGTCGGCTACGACAACTGCGACAAGGCCAACGCGCTGAGCAGCTACAGCAAGGGCCACACCTACGCCTTCCAGCTCAAGGACGCCAAGGACTACTACTTCATCTGCAGCTACGGCTACTGCTACAACGGCATGAAGCTCCACGTCACAGCAAAGTCATCATCCTCATCCTCCTCTTCCTCGTCCGGATCtgactcctcctcctcctcctctgacGACGACTCTTCCTCCCCCTCGCCGCCCGCCAAGAAGTCCAAGGCCAAGACCAGCGCCGCGCCGCCACCGTCACTCCTCGCTGCCACGCCCatggctgccgccgccgccgccgccgctgctctGCTCCTCAACAGGATGCTCTGA